In Thermoplasmata archaeon, the genomic window TCGCGAAGAGGACGAAGACGAAGTACGACGACATCGTGCTGGACATTATCAGCATCCCCGTTCTCGCAATAATCGTTCTCTGGGGCGTTATCGACTCCCTCGCGCAGCTGGAGCTTAGGGCCGACGTCATATCGTGGCTCGTTCGCGCGCGGGACCTTGTGATAATCCTCATTCTGTGTTACGTTGGATACAAGATATTCAAGGGCGTCCTCATCAGCTGGTTGAAGGAGGTCGCCGAGAGGACCGAGAGCCGCGTGGACGACGTTCTTGTGCCCGTGTTCGACAACATCGGGACCGTGGTGATAGTGGTCATCGCCTGCATCTTCGTCCTGAACTACCTCGGCATAAACGTCACTGTCTTCCTGGCGGGCATGGGCGTGGCCGGCCTCGTCATCGCCTTCGCCGCACAGGACACCCTCTCCAACTTTTTCGCGGGCGTCCACCTCCTCCTCGACAGACCATTCTCGGTGGGGGAGACGATAGTGCTCGAGAACGGGGACTACTGCGAGGTGAAGCATATAGGGATGAGGAGCACCCAGCTCTACAACCTCTTCACCGTGGACACGATATCGATACCCAATAGCAAGATCGCGAACATGCAGATAATCAACGTCTGCCGCCCCACGAGGATGGAGAAGGCGGTGGTCGAGCTCAGCGTCGCCTACGACAGCGACCTGGACAAGGTCGAGAAGATAATAGACGAGGTTGTCAGCTCCCACCCGAATGTGGTCAAGGACGAGAAGCACAGGCACATCATCCGCCTGACCGAGTTCGGCGATAGCGGAATCAAGTACAAGGTGTGGTTCGTCGTCGACGACTTCCAGAACAGGTGGCGCGTCAGCCACGAGCTCCGCAAGGAGGTATTCAAGCGCTTCCGGAGGGAGGGCGTGGAGGTTCCCTTCCCCCAGAGGGTGGTCCGCGTCCGAAGGGATTGAGGCTCTCCTCCGGCAGAATGTCCTTAGGGTTAGTCATCTGCTGCTCTGCGAGGTCGAAGAGGAATCGGTTGCTCTCGTTCTCGCGCAGGGGGCGGAGATGCAGGAGGGCCTCGAAGTGCTTCTTCGCTTCCCTCTTCCTCCCCAACCTCCTCGATATCTCGCCCATGAGGTACCGGATGTGGAGTGCGTCCTCGGTGTGGGGCCTGACTTTACTCAGGGCCTCTTCGAGCTTCTTCAGGGCGAGCTTGCCGTACTTCGCCCTCTCCTCGGGCCCGCTCCACCAGAACGGCTGTACGAAGCTCAGGGCGCGGTCGAAGGGGGTTTCCTGAATATGGCCCAGGTACTGTAGGAGCTCCCCGACCTCCGCACCGTAGTAAAGCCGCGCCGGGAGTGAGGTCTCGATTCCCTCGCCGTATTTGGAATAGAGCACCCTGAGGCACTCTGCAAGCTCCCTCTTCTGCGTCCCGGAGAGCTCGAGCTGGAA contains:
- a CDS encoding mechanosensitive ion channel family protein — protein: MKGDKMRMAECLRLAATLALVAALVLQTPSARAGPGEDVKILNRDASYEREVVGGERATAGWFAVNMNNITSYNVRLGLADDYGTWRLSLEPSTFALSPNSAQEFQLVFDSRRSNLGETKTVVVRINVTEITTSTTPASFELSRSVTFTVVAQPTQEVHGLDLLGYHLSLPEPLDNRWGRFAILVLIWFVVGALATFAIIPFLRKLAKRTKTKYDDIVLDIISIPVLAIIVLWGVIDSLAQLELRADVISWLVRARDLVIILILCYVGYKIFKGVLISWLKEVAERTESRVDDVLVPVFDNIGTVVIVVIACIFVLNYLGINVTVFLAGMGVAGLVIAFAAQDTLSNFFAGVHLLLDRPFSVGETIVLENGDYCEVKHIGMRSTQLYNLFTVDTISIPNSKIANMQIINVCRPTRMEKAVVELSVAYDSDLDKVEKIIDEVVSSHPNVVKDEKHRHIIRLTEFGDSGIKYKVWFVVDDFQNRWRVSHELRKEVFKRFRREGVEVPFPQRVVRVRRD
- a CDS encoding DUF2225 domain-containing protein — encoded protein: MQAERDRERDRTKMDSISLTCPVCDTFFISWEAKSFGYETRRTDFRPNYEEPNPMRLYYHLCPCCKLCADQEYFQLELSGTQKRELAECLRVLYSKYGEGIETSLPARLYYGAEVGELLQYLGHIQETPFDRALSFVQPFWWSGPEERAKYGKLALKKLEEALSKVRPHTEDALHIRYLMGEISRRLGRKREAKKHFEALLHLRPLRENESNRFLFDLAEQQMTNPKDILPEESLNPFGRGPPSGGREPPRPPSGSA